DNA from Macadamia integrifolia cultivar HAES 741 unplaced genomic scaffold, SCU_Mint_v3 scaffold1784, whole genome shotgun sequence:
TGGAACATAATTTATTTTCCCAACTTTTTTTGCTGCACACACCAtttttctttgggtctacaTTTTGTAGAAACTCACCAAATGATAAGTAGGTATTATTTCAAGAGACACCCAAAGAAAAAGAGTCTTATTCGGTGGCTCCATTATCTTTCAATACCACCTTGGACCGTCACATATTCCGTAGTCAGCTTAAAAAATTtccaattatttttatttattgatgtttaggttttttatttggtagaaatttttaaagaatttcacttcccttcgtTACTCAAAATGCTTTCACAGAGCAAGCCAAACTGAATTTAATGAGTGAAGTGAAGTAGTGACCCTTTTAGTAATTGAGCATTTTCCACCTCACCAAACCAGAAAGATTCTTTACCTCAGCAGAAGGGAAGGAAAGGGGGGGACCTGAACtttcaaatatatttttccttttttctttatgaTCTTGTAAGCAGTGCAGCATTAATTTgatcaagaattgaagaaccCTTCTACAAATAGAATCAATTATTGTTGTGCACGGGCCATCTGTAAACAGAATGGAATTCCATTATGTAGTGGCTTTCTTAGCTGaaatccaatatatatatatatatatatatacactaaatACTTGGAgttctcttagaaaaaaaatgggtaTGTTATCCATTGTTACATAAACTAAATTAATTTTAGGAAAAACCCacttaattgatttttttaatttttttttcattggattTAATCCATATTTTCGCTAAGTAAAGTATCTTGGTGAGGACCACAATTGACAATTAGCATTCTCATTATGAGATTATAGACTTTCTTTTCATGTATGGTTGGGTAAGACAAGATGAAAAGTGAGACAacaatctgatttttttttttcgtttgtaCAATCGCTAAGCAAAGAATTTTgtatttctttcattcttttcagTAATATTCCTTTGCTAATTTTTAGCAAAAAGATAATAAGTGAGACctcatcttccaaaaaaaaaaatagtggtcATTAGGAAAACCTTCATTCTCATGAATCGTCATATATTTGAGCCCATAGAACTTTTATTTGAGTATAAGGAAAGATCATGAGAGACAATTTCATTAAGATCTAAGTGGGAGATGTTAGCTAGGAGTTAATATTGGGAGGTGATAAAGGTTGTGTCAAGAAAAGGTCCTATGATTGACCAACCTAGCCAAGCTTGGTTGATTGGCCCATGTCTTTGataaagtggagaaagagaaacaaaagctTGATAGTTTGTTTATATGAGTGCATTTGAgctaagtggagagagaaagagagagttctTGCACCAGAAAATAGTATGATGAGTTGTCAATCAGGATGAAGGATCATATATTAGTCCGATTTCAATACTGGTGAGTAAAATCTGAAAGCAGTCCATATATTAGTCCGACTAGGTTCAGAATGGGCATGACTGAAAATTGTCACTTTAAGTGTACATCAGAAACTTGTCCAGTGTTAAAAGTATCAGGATCTAGTATTATATGgatcccacttatgacattaacattaaaaataagtttgaacAAACAATACCTAGTAATATATTGtatgctttctctctctcggGTTCCAAAATCCATCATTCTCAACACATTTGGGTTTCCAACCctataataagaagaagagagagcaaaaagagataaaatgaaatgagaGGAAAAGTCCATggcaggagagagagaagttgtGCCTATATGTTTTGGGTGGCCTCCTCTCTCTCATATGCTACATAAAGTCACATGTTTGTTAAAATTGGGAGAGGGTAGGACCCATTGGAAAAATCTACTAAAGATActcatatagaaaataaaaaataactacaTCTTTCACCAAGCTCTACTATATATAATGTGGCTTGAACGACTTCGCACCTATGAACAAGAGTACAACCCCCTGAATGTCTACACAAGACACCTGCTACTAAGGATTGAAGTCAGAGAAACCGCCCAAATGTTTAATTTGTATTTAAtatatttactaataaatacccctcaatttttatttaagatatatatatatatatcttaaatcTTCTAAAGCAGTAATTAATTATATGTAAGTCTCTCCATTTATCAATATCAGGTAATAGATCTTAGGGcattttaataattattatcACCAACTTAGTCCATTATAAGTGCATATACAGAGAATATGAACCACCAattaaccataaaaaaatacCAATTAATATATGTCATAACCTTTGCAAACTATTTACAAAATGTTTAGGTAATTCCGTCTTGTAGGTCAACTTCTATATGAGCAATGATGGGTTCACATCTCCAAAGGAAATGGTCAATTATGTTAATGCAGTCATTTATGAAGTCAATCTGATATAGCTAATAAAGgatgaaaaaaaatcagtatTACCATAGGTTGGGGCCTTCTATCTTGTATTTGGCACAAATCTTGAAGCATTGAGAGGTTAGTGGgtgtttttctttctcctaaTAAGTAGCAACATTATTGATCAAATTTTGGAATAAAATTGAGATTTATCTTATGCTTAATCCTCTTCAATGAAGCAACCACGAGCAAAAGGAGATGATGatatcaaaaaataatgaaaaacatataaaagttttttaaataatattttggtttttagccGATTTTTCCAATTTTGAACTGGTTTTCGGATTCGATTGattcatttgatttgattttctctgGTTTTAAGAAGACTTAACCGGTTTCAATTTTTGGAATTGAATCGTTGTATTTTGGATTCGGTTTTCTAGTTTCAGTGTGAGGGTCTACTCTCCCTTCAATTTTTAATATCTATATTTTCGATTTGATTTCTAGCTTCATACGGTTTGGTACTGTGACTCTTGTCTCTTTAGTGAGAATGAACGGTTTGTtaaaggtggtggtggtgtgaaGAATTATTGATGTGCGGAATcatttatatttcatttttggtagaacatgCTTTTATGAAATTTTGAAGAGCATTCCAGATTTGATTAAccttttgaaaagaaaaggtgAATGATAGATGTATAATGGTTTCATGCATCCTCCATCactgtggtggtggtggtagtggtgaaGAATTATTGATGTGCAGAATCATTTGTATCTCATTTTTGATAGAACATGCTTTTATGAAATTTTGCAAAGCATTCCGAATTTGATAAACctttcaaaaagaaaaggtgGGTGGTAGATAAATACTGATTTCATGCATCTTCCATCACCAAACACACCTATTCTTTCCTCTATAAAGATGCAACTAAAGGTTGATGATACCCAATAGGTGTACTGTGACCCACCTTGTGCACACCCGAACTAGGGATGTAAAAAGTTGGCCTGGACCTGTAGGATTGGTAATGGACAAACGAAATAAAACCATGTCCATGCCTTCACCTGCAAGACGGAAGTACCTAAACATTTTGTAAATAGTTTGCGAAGGTTATGAAATATATTAATTAGTATTTTGGAAACATTTTGATGGTTAATTGGTGGTTCAATTCATATTCTCTATGTATGGAATTACAATGGACTAAGTTGGTGATAATAATTATTGTGGTAGGTTTTGTTACGTTTGTGTCAAGGTGGGGGTAGGAGGCTGAGTTCCTAAATTGACAAACACTATCAAAAGTAACAACagttgatgatttttcaaaaatacaattattGAATTTCAAATACGTGGTACTTCTCTTAAGTTTTAAACTAGGTATAAGTGATTCAATGGATTTACAATTATAATTCATTGAAACCCTAAAAGTTTGACATatcttgatttgatttgattcgtCTCAACTCATAGATTTGTTGCTTTTCTTGATGAGtggtttgattatttaaaatcttgacattttgaagttaagaaatgaatttttttttgagagcgTAGGGTAAGCTAGTGCCCCCTGACTCTATCCCTCTCATCTCTCTCAATGAATTGACATATCTGTCCCTTATTATGGGGAGGATAGATATAGACTCAGGGAGCGCTAGCATGGACTATGTTCCCAGATACCTCAATCCcttaaaaattaaacaattaggTCCTGCCAGGTTGCGTGGGCCTTGCATTAGCACAAGGATAttcaacaatcaacaggggtgagatttttcatttttcatttcaccgGATTGTGTTTTCCCATTTCGTGTGGCCAACATTATGGGACATGTCATCCATCCAAAAGTTAAAAGGACAAGGCTGAATTTGtgggggctttttttttttttttttttttttttttaaaggtaaaaagtttataataaaaagaatgataaataaataaataactaaagagAAAACCGATTTGGAACCTCTCTAATACCTTGTTGGCTTGTTGGGCCAACGTGGCATCTAACAGCTAGAAGGACTAGGACATGCACCTCAACTTATGGGCGCGCATTGGAGCTCATGAACggattgtgtttttttttttttttttcctctcctaATAAAATATATGCAATCTACAAAACAGCTACATTAAACATTGATAACTAGAGTTAAGCGAAAaagagataaataaaataattaaaatttgcTTTCCCAGCTACCTGAATAGGAagtgtttgaaaaaaaaaaaaacacgacaGGGAGGGGGAGAAAAGGAGAATAAGTTATATGCCTTGTAGGCaaagaatatttttattttatttatggagaaaagaaccctCCCCGCTGGGGTAGGTACACGTCTAGATAGAGTAGAGGTGGAAAGACCATGCTACCCCcacaaaaatatgattttccttttattcattGTTTGTTTCCTTCCCAATAAGTGTCCGATGAAAAGAGAGATCCGaaagaacataaaaataaataaataaaaaaaaatgaaggaattaagaaagcaaaaaaaaactttgtttcAATACTtgttatggttcaagaaattcAAATATGTGTCTTGCAGATACAAAACAATTGATGGTTGCATTGATGGTTGCAGGGGTTTTTCTCCCTCAAAATCCATTCTTATTctcttaaaatttgaattttggcatTATAGTGGCCGGGGATAAATTATGATGAAAACAGATTTTCTAGGAAGAACTGCTCGCATATCTAATTTTGTATGCACATAAGATTGTGAGGGGCTACCAGCTAAGTCAATCTTTATAAGTCCCATGTTAGTAGAAGTATTTAGCAATTTTCCTCACCCAAGCCACTGGATGGAGTGAGTGGGTCAGGTTATTGCAGCCACAGCCCATCTGGAAAGGTTCATCTCCCTTCTCACCGTTTTTTCCTATAAAAGAGTCCCTCCTCCACTTGCTGTAAACAATTATGAAAATGTTTGCTTTTTCTTGGTAATTCTATTATTTAGAATTTAACCAATTTTGATCAGTTTTAATCCAAttcccaaaacaaaaataattccATACAAACCCATgtcttatgaaaaaaataaccATGCATGggttttaaatttcaatttagcCACACCCCAACCAGTTTGGATCTCTAGCTTCTTCTTACGTTTTCTTTGCTGTCCACACTTTTTAGCATTAAGAGTCTTTCTAGTGAAAAAAGGATTCCCCATCTTAAGAGCCAGCTCATCAACCCCTTCTAAAATTCCTGTCTCTTTCAAATTTTGATGAGTTTGGTTAGACAACTTTAAACCATGCAAAACTTCAGTTTCTATGTTGGAGTAAGTCCCTTGGTCTTTGCAAACTGAGTCAAGGGTAAGAGCTATGACATGGGTCAGCACCTCTACATAGGTAGCCTCCTCCATAGTGGTAAGCATCTCACACCTCTTCTCAGTTGCTGACAGCCTTTCATTGCTTCTTTTAGTTAGACATAGAGCATTACCTACCTCTTGCACTCCAGCCTTAGCCATGGCAGAATTCTTAAAATGGTTTAGTGTAACACAGTTTCCAAGAGACTCCTCTGATGTCCCATTCAGCCTCTCTCCCTATATCATGTAtcaatattttctcattttttggtGAATGTTATCATTTTCTAACAAGTGAAGAAAATGTGTTTAAAGAAATGAGCTAATCTGGTGACATGTGTCCTTACCGTcttggatggccaagatcaggtGAGAGAAAGCTGATGACATTATATATATGCATGGTTATGAATCTGCAAATACCCAACCCCATCCAGCGTCGGTAGCAGCGGCTGTGTAATTTGTGCAGGCAAGTTCTTTCACTCTTTCACTTTCTCAATTCTGTTCCTCAGAAGCTCTTTCAAGCTCAACTTTTGTTTCGCTTGGGTAGCAAGATCTTGAAAGAAGAGTTGTCTTCCTTCCGGCTTTGAACCTGAAGGAGGAGTGGCAAGAGTTTAGTTAGGCAGCAGTACTTCCTTTTCGAGTTTCAAACCGcctttttgagagagagagagagagagagagagagagttggtcATAGAACGAGCTCTGCTAAGCGACTAGCTGGCTTGTTTCCTAAGTTCGTAGCTCAAGTTTACCTTAGCAGCAGCAAACCTTACTTAACTAGCGCTACCTTTGGAAAGCAAGTTAGCTACAGCTGAGCTGCCTTACTCTTAACAAAACAAGTAAGCAAGTAAACTACCTTTCCTAAGCCTAAGTTTACCCGGCCGAAGCAActactacaacaacagttaccTACCCGGCTACAGGCTAAGCTCACCTCTAACACTTCCCTGGTTTGTTCCCTAAATTCTTGAAGTTTAAGAAACTTCTGAGCtctattcttctctctctctctgacgaTCACTCATTTGATCGTCCACATGTTAAAATTTACTTGTCACGGTCCGAGGGCATATCCGCCAAAGCAAACAGCAGCCTATTTgcaattttcttatttatatataatatatattttttttcatttattgttGCACTTGCTTCCATTGCACCGTTAGAATCaataacatctttttttttttttttttttcagaagcaCATTAGTAGAGATCTACACAGTTGCGGAACCTACTGCCATACTCAGCCGTCTCTCGTCTCTGCATATATCCAGCCACAAGCATTTCAAGTTCCATTTCTCTCTATATCTCTCTGTGTGAGTATTTGTTTTCTGCTGATATTATTTCTATAACATTCAATGCTCACTGTGGTTTTCATTCTTCAAGAAAGTCATAGTTTAAGTTTTTAGATTGgccttaattattattattattattattattattattattattattattggaatCTCTGTATTGAAAGTTTTTGATTTGTAATTCTGGAAGCGATCTGAGTGTGATTCTTTAATGATGCAGAAAAACTGAGCATTTGACTATCGACTGTTTAGTTTGTCAAGTTAGAATTGCTTTTTAGGTTCATTCCGTGTCATCTGTATAATTTTTGTGACATTggatgcccttttttttttgcaggcaAAGTGCAAGACAATTGCAAGATGTTTCTCGCCGGATGCTTTTTGTTGCTTCTTAGCTTTCTTCTTAGCTTTGTATTGTCTTCCATATATACTAGCAAGGCACGAAACCTACCACCTTCCCCCTTTGAACTCCCCATCATAGGAAACCTACATCAGTTAGGTTCTTTGCCTCACCGTAAACTCCAGTTAATGGCTAAAACCCAAGGACCGCTAAGTATAGATGGAGAAGCGGATTGTACTCCGAGATTTAAATGGATGTTCCAGGAAATAGGAAATTTGCTAGGAACATTTAATAGAACAGACTTCATACCTTGGCTTGGGTGGGTGAATTTTGTAAATGGGTTGGAGAAGAGGATGGAGAAAATTTTTGTAGAGATAGATGTTTTTCTTGATACTGTGATTCAACAACACAGAattggaaataagaaaaaagactATCACAATAATGATGCAGACATTGACTTAGTAGACATCCTCCTTCAGATTGAAAAAGACAGGAGCTTTGGAATTTCTCTTTGGAACGATAACATCAAAGCAATTCTATtggtaagtaaaaaaaaaaaaatctcacctatGAGAACATCAAAGCCATTATATGGGCCAAGGATGCCCTAATATTGTTGTTTAAACTAAAATTGTGTTAATTATTTTCATTGTCTTTTTTATCC
Protein-coding regions in this window:
- the LOC122064823 gene encoding cytochrome P450 71A4-like: MFLAGCFLLLLSFLLSFVLSSIYTSKARNLPPSPFELPIIGNLHQLGSLPHRKLQLMAKTQGPLSIDGEADCTPRFKWMFQEIGNLLGTFNRTDFIPWLGWVNFVNGLEKRMEKIFVEIDVFLDTVIQQHRIGNKKKDYHNNDADIDLVDILLQIEKDRSFGISLWNDNIKAILLDMFGAGTDPTSILLEWTMAKILKHPEVMKEVQEEIWGVTRGKENIAYVDRKQMHYLNAGIKETLRLHPPLPLLIPHKLTIC